The Prunus persica cultivar Lovell chromosome G7, Prunus_persica_NCBIv2, whole genome shotgun sequence genome has a segment encoding these proteins:
- the LOC18770216 gene encoding probable phosphopantothenoylcysteine decarboxylase, with product MGYFILDVFIKYSLDSRSRERRRRFTSWGNFGKSGTLFEFEATLCRNKICNCDRFPSTEGQGGAFRALKLTWLVEFQCKTLERLKSHAENSPLQIAGRLCDNLLTCVVRAWDYYSKPFFVAPAMSTLMWKNRFTEGHIMSTGELGVSLTPPVTRRLACGDYGNGAIAEPSLIYYTVRLFF from the exons ATGggctattttattttggacgtCTTCATAAAATATAGTCTAGACTCTAGAAGCAGAGA AAGACGACGTCGCTTTACCTCCTGGGGGAATTTCGGAAAGTCTGGGactttgtttgaatttgaagccACTCTCTGCAGAAACAAGATTTGTAATTGTGACCGGTTCCCTTCAACGGAAGGTCAAGGCGGTGCGTTTCGAGCCCTGAAACTCACCTGGCTCGTTGAGTTTCAGTGCAAAACCCTAGAACGACTCAAATCGCACGCAGAGAACTCACCACTCCAA ATTGCTGGGAGATTGTGTGACAATCTACTCACCTGTGTTGTACGAGCATGGGACTACTACAGCAAGCCTTTCTTTGTTGCACCAGCCATGAGCACCTTGATGTGGAAGAATCGCTTCACGGAGGGACATATCATGTCAACTGGTGAACTTGGAGTGTCACTCACCCCTCCTGTCACAAGGAGGCTGGCTTGTGGGGATTACGGGAATGGAGCAATTGCTGAACCCTCTTTGATTTATTATACTGTAAGACTCTTTTTTTGA